A single genomic interval of Rhododendron vialii isolate Sample 1 chromosome 3a, ASM3025357v1 harbors:
- the LOC131319605 gene encoding uncharacterized protein LOC131319605 → MEESLPARSKEETMSPLNTAQDPIPQPNPLPPRNNDSNSSSSSKKRKQCDADIHNSAYFKILHIVQQLRPHFIEALQAPDFRNCKPSYEIRKRMKLVMDLYKHMQIEGNPIEDYESKSASQILPGEKKLEKEHGLIQPNSVLKKLPEKELTPDPLRSGEKYDDGHPKGSYIVGGSISSRNFITFAHRNPPVYYGVTKESYRLSHSKSDER, encoded by the exons ATGGAAGAATCTCTCCCTGCTCGGAGCAAAGAAGAAACAATGTCTCCGCTTAACACAGCCCAAGACCCAATTCCTCAGCCCAATCCTCTTCCTCCTCGCAACAACGatagcaacagcagcagcagcagcaagaaaagaaagcaatGTGATGCTGACATTCACAACTCCGCCTACTTCAAAATCCTTCACATTGTTCAACAACTTCGTCCCCACTTCATCGAG GCTCTTCAGGCACCTGACTTCCGCAATTGCAAACCATCGTACGAAATTCGAAAGC GGATGAAGCTTGTTATGGATTTGTACAAACATATGCAAATTGAGGGAAACCCAATAGAGGACTATGAGAGTAAATCAGCAAGTCAGATTTTGCCGGGTGAAAAGAAGCTTGAGAAAGAACATGGACTTATCCAACCGAATTCTGTCCTGAAGAAATTGCCAGAAAAGGAGCTTACACCCGACCCTCTCAGATCAGGGGAAAAGTACGATGATGGCCATCCCAAGGGGTCCTATATCGTGGGTGGATCCATTTCCAGTAGGAACTTCATCACATTTGCACACAGAAACCCACCAGTGTATTATGGGGTAACAAAAGAGTCTTATAGGCTTAGTCATAGCAAGTCAGATGAAAGATAA